In the Streptomyces sp. NBC_00525 genome, one interval contains:
- a CDS encoding PH domain-containing protein, giving the protein MSEPGEVIYRVPARNVSWWGTGVCAVAAVLAVLLVWQWPDAPAVAFWLCVVIALMGPVFLYLATARLTAGAYGLRSRTLLRRRSVPWSRVAELRRYIQPGRNHDIHRVSVLLENGRSFRLPLPMSGTDLARFDAELEALRALHRRYGSPAPDGEAPVITHRAAGRRPVVTWIVCALLLTASAVAATYVADAAAERRAWRAAVPCTDATPAGERRACLTTFTGVIERTDVNGGRGSSYLYFTGDEPLHRLAVSRDDASAFRSGEKVELVFWHGRPRTVTGERHVWRDHLTGPGELAVFSAACALGAGYAGSLLLIRRRGRRLRDDELLPSALPFAGAFAVTAAWLLPLCALRPTDPPGSPGTVVWAAAGTAGSTVAFVLAWRATRLRTPGETPAVAPDGRDHFLSARFLEHTAYNPNLYGTHVVIGGGPPAVTPHPGPGRFAAHRIPAERLTVVDVRRARGSDGDLVPRGWHIAEIDDAGEPVRLAAAPGDLARILDALKRERDADGGDPDPSHPRNR; this is encoded by the coding sequence ATGTCCGAACCAGGGGAAGTGATCTACCGCGTTCCCGCGCGGAACGTGTCGTGGTGGGGTACGGGGGTGTGTGCCGTCGCGGCGGTCCTGGCCGTGCTCCTCGTATGGCAGTGGCCGGACGCCCCCGCCGTGGCGTTCTGGCTGTGCGTGGTGATCGCGCTGATGGGGCCGGTCTTCCTGTATCTGGCCACCGCCCGGCTCACCGCGGGCGCGTACGGGCTGCGCTCCCGGACCCTGCTGCGCCGCCGTTCGGTGCCGTGGTCCCGGGTCGCGGAGCTGCGCCGCTACATCCAGCCCGGCAGGAACCACGACATCCACCGGGTCAGCGTGCTGCTGGAGAACGGGCGGTCGTTCCGGCTGCCGCTGCCGATGAGCGGCACCGACCTCGCCCGGTTCGACGCGGAGCTGGAGGCGCTGCGCGCCCTGCACCGCCGGTACGGGAGCCCCGCGCCGGACGGCGAGGCGCCCGTCATCACGCACCGGGCGGCGGGGCGCCGGCCCGTCGTCACCTGGATCGTGTGCGCGCTGCTGCTCACCGCCTCGGCCGTCGCGGCCACCTACGTGGCGGACGCCGCGGCGGAGCGGCGCGCCTGGCGGGCGGCCGTGCCCTGCACCGACGCCACCCCGGCCGGTGAGCGCCGCGCGTGCCTGACCACGTTCACCGGGGTCATCGAGCGGACGGACGTCAACGGGGGCAGGGGCAGCAGCTATCTGTACTTCACCGGGGACGAACCCCTGCACCGGCTGGCGGTCTCCCGGGACGACGCCTCCGCGTTCCGCTCGGGCGAGAAGGTCGAGCTGGTGTTCTGGCACGGCCGACCGCGTACGGTCACCGGCGAGCGGCACGTGTGGCGCGACCACCTGACCGGCCCCGGTGAGCTGGCCGTCTTCTCCGCCGCCTGCGCGCTCGGCGCGGGGTACGCGGGGTCGCTGCTGCTGATCCGCAGGCGCGGGCGCCGGCTGCGGGACGACGAGCTGCTGCCCTCGGCCCTGCCGTTCGCGGGCGCGTTCGCCGTGACGGCCGCGTGGCTGCTGCCGCTGTGCGCCCTGCGTCCCACGGACCCGCCGGGCTCGCCCGGCACCGTGGTCTGGGCGGCGGCGGGCACGGCGGGCAGCACGGTCGCGTTCGTCCTGGCCTGGCGCGCCACCCGCCTCCGCACCCCCGGCGAGACCCCCGCCGTCGCACCGGACGGGCGCGACCACTTCCTGTCCGCCCGGTTCCTGGAGCACACCGCGTACAACCCGAACCTGTACGGCACCCATGTCGTCATCGGTGGCGGCCCGCCCGCCGTGACCCCGCACCCCGGTCCCGGCCGCTTCGCCGCCCACCGCATCCCGGCGGAACGCCTGACCGTGGTGGACGTGCGGCGGGCACGGGGCAGCGACGGTGACCTCGTGCCCCGCGGCTGGCACATCGCCGAGATCGACGACGCCGGTGAGCCGGTCAGGCTGGCCGCCGCCCCCGGCGACCTGGCCCGCATCCTGGACGCGCTGAAGCGCGAGCGCGACGCGGACGGGGGAGACCCGGACCCGAGCCACCCCCGCAACCGCTGA
- a CDS encoding DUF389 domain-containing protein → MLHLRLIVPADRTDEVVRLLERTPGTAHLAVLPGVARDPSGDVVLCDVAREAGDELIGALRRLGVDRYGAITVNGLELTLSACADRAEKEAPGEGADAVLWEELSEATHEESTFSVTYLAFLAVATMIAACGVMLDNAILIVGAMAVGPEFGPLAGISTALVQRAPHLVWRSLWALVGGFAAAMALTAGFSWLMDLLGLFRESMIEADRPNTSFVWQPDWLSFVVAFLAGIAGTLSLTSSKSGALIGVAISVTTVPAAANAAVAFSYSDYPQMSGSARQLAENLGGIVLAGTLTLITQKALWRAAQRRQRAQEPPAAANGSPGAG, encoded by the coding sequence GTGCTGCATCTGCGCCTCATCGTGCCCGCCGACCGTACGGACGAGGTGGTGCGCCTGCTGGAGCGGACGCCCGGCACCGCCCATCTCGCCGTGCTGCCCGGCGTGGCCCGCGACCCGTCCGGTGACGTGGTGCTGTGCGATGTGGCGCGCGAGGCGGGCGACGAGCTGATCGGGGCGCTGCGGCGGCTCGGCGTCGACCGGTACGGGGCGATCACGGTGAACGGCCTGGAGCTGACGCTCTCCGCCTGCGCCGACCGGGCCGAGAAGGAGGCGCCCGGCGAGGGCGCGGACGCGGTGCTGTGGGAGGAGCTGTCCGAGGCGACCCACGAGGAGTCCACGTTCAGCGTCACCTACCTGGCGTTCCTCGCCGTCGCCACGATGATCGCGGCCTGCGGTGTGATGCTCGACAACGCGATCCTCATCGTGGGCGCGATGGCGGTCGGCCCCGAGTTCGGGCCGCTGGCCGGGATCTCCACCGCCCTGGTCCAGCGCGCCCCGCACCTGGTGTGGCGCTCGCTGTGGGCACTGGTCGGCGGCTTCGCGGCGGCCATGGCGCTGACCGCCGGCTTCTCCTGGCTGATGGACCTGCTCGGGCTGTTCCGGGAGAGCATGATCGAGGCCGACCGGCCCAACACCTCGTTCGTCTGGCAGCCGGACTGGCTGTCGTTCGTCGTGGCGTTCCTGGCGGGCATCGCCGGCACGCTCTCGCTGACCTCGTCGAAGTCCGGCGCGCTGATCGGGGTCGCCATCTCGGTGACGACCGTACCGGCCGCGGCCAACGCGGCGGTGGCCTTCAGCTACAGCGACTACCCCCAGATGTCCGGCTCGGCGCGCCAGCTCGCGGAGAACCTCGGCGGCATCGTCCTGGCCGGCACGCTGACGCTGATCACGCAGAAGGCGCTGTGGCGCGCGGCCCAGCGCCGCCAGCGCGCCCAGGAGCCCCCGGCGGCGGCGAACGGCAGCCCCGGCGCCGGGTGA
- the coaA gene encoding type I pantothenate kinase, which produces MITSPTRSTGRRAEHAATPYVDLSRAEWSALRDRTPLPLTAEEVERLRGLGDVIDLDEVRDVYLPLSRLLNLYVQATSGLRGALNTFLGDAGNGQGAQRGTPFVIGVAGSVAVGKSTTARILRALLARWPEHPRVELVTTDGFLLPMEELRARGLMSRKGFPESYDRRALTRFVADIKAGKDEVTAPVYSHLIYDIVPGERLTVRRPDILIVEGLNVLQPALPGKDGRTRVGLADYFDFSVYVDARPEDIETWYLNRFRKLRETAFQDPSSYFRKYTQVSEAEALEYAATMWRTINRPNLVENVAPTRGRATLVLRKGPDHKVQRLSLRKL; this is translated from the coding sequence GTGATCACCTCGCCGACACGGAGTACGGGCCGACGCGCCGAGCATGCGGCGACGCCGTACGTGGATCTCTCGCGGGCGGAGTGGAGCGCGCTGCGCGACCGGACGCCGTTGCCGTTGACCGCCGAGGAGGTCGAGCGGCTGCGCGGGCTCGGGGACGTCATCGACCTCGACGAGGTGCGGGACGTCTATCTGCCGCTGTCCCGGTTGCTGAACCTGTACGTGCAGGCCACCTCCGGGCTGCGCGGGGCGCTCAACACCTTCCTCGGGGACGCCGGGAACGGGCAGGGCGCGCAGCGCGGGACGCCGTTCGTCATAGGGGTCGCGGGCAGTGTCGCCGTGGGCAAGTCCACCACCGCGCGCATCCTGCGGGCACTGCTCGCGCGCTGGCCGGAGCACCCACGGGTGGAGCTGGTGACCACCGACGGGTTCCTGCTGCCGATGGAGGAGCTCCGGGCGCGCGGTCTGATGTCGCGCAAAGGGTTCCCGGAGTCGTACGACCGGCGCGCCCTCACCCGTTTCGTCGCCGACATCAAGGCGGGCAAGGACGAGGTGACCGCCCCCGTCTACTCGCACCTCATCTACGACATCGTGCCCGGCGAGCGGCTCACCGTGCGGCGGCCGGACATCCTGATCGTCGAGGGGCTCAACGTCCTGCAGCCCGCCCTCCCCGGCAAGGACGGCCGCACCAGGGTCGGGCTCGCCGACTACTTCGACTTCAGCGTGTACGTGGACGCCCGGCCGGAGGACATCGAGACCTGGTATCTCAACCGGTTCCGCAAGCTGCGCGAGACCGCGTTCCAGGACCCGTCCTCGTACTTCCGGAAGTACACCCAGGTCTCCGAGGCGGAGGCGCTGGAGTACGCGGCCACCATGTGGCGGACCATCAACCGGCCGAACCTCGTGGAGAACGTGGCGCCGACCCGCGGACGTGCCACGCTGGTGCTGCGCAAGGGGCCCGACCACAAGGTCCAGCGGCTGTCCCTGCGCAAGCTCTGA
- the argG gene encoding argininosuccinate synthase — translation MSKVLTSLPTGERVGIAFSGGLDTSVAVAWMRDKGAVPCTYTADIGQYDEPDIASVPGRAQAYGAELARLVDCRAALVEEGLAALTCGAFHIRSGGRAYFNTTPLGRAVTGTLLVRAMLEDDVQIWGDGSTYKGNDIERFYRYGLLANPHLRIYKPWLDSEFVTELGGRKEMSEWLVAHGLPYRDSTEKAYSTDANIWGATHEAKTLEHLNTGVETVDPIMGVRFWDPSVEIETEDVTIGFDQGRPITINGEKFETAVDLVMQANAIGGRHGMGMSDQIENRIIEAKSRGIYEAPGMALLHAAYERLVNAIHNEDTLAQYHNEGRRLGRLMYEGRWLDPQALMVRESIQRWVGTAVTGEVTLRLRRGEDYSILDTTGPAFSYHPDKLSMERTEDSAFGPVDRIGQLTMRNLDIADSRAKLEQYAGLGMIGNASPAIGAAQAAATGLIGSLPEGGAEAIASRGEVSDADEMLDRAAMESGTD, via the coding sequence ATGTCTAAGGTCCTCACCTCCCTGCCCACCGGCGAACGCGTCGGCATCGCCTTCTCGGGCGGCCTCGACACCTCGGTCGCGGTCGCGTGGATGCGCGACAAGGGTGCCGTCCCGTGCACCTACACCGCCGACATCGGCCAGTACGACGAGCCCGACATCGCGTCGGTGCCGGGTCGCGCCCAGGCGTACGGCGCCGAGCTGGCCCGGCTGGTGGACTGCCGGGCCGCGCTCGTCGAGGAGGGCCTGGCCGCGCTGACGTGCGGGGCGTTCCACATCCGCTCGGGCGGCAGGGCGTACTTCAACACGACGCCGCTCGGCCGCGCGGTCACCGGCACGCTGCTGGTCCGGGCGATGCTGGAGGACGACGTCCAGATCTGGGGCGACGGCTCGACGTACAAGGGCAACGACATCGAGCGGTTCTACCGCTACGGCCTGCTGGCCAACCCGCACCTGCGCATCTACAAGCCCTGGCTGGACTCCGAGTTCGTGACGGAACTGGGTGGCCGCAAGGAGATGTCGGAGTGGCTGGTCGCGCACGGCCTGCCGTACCGGGACAGCACGGAGAAGGCGTACTCCACCGACGCCAACATCTGGGGCGCCACGCACGAGGCCAAGACGCTGGAGCACCTGAACACGGGCGTGGAGACCGTCGACCCGATCATGGGCGTGCGGTTCTGGGACCCGTCGGTCGAGATCGAGACCGAGGACGTCACGATCGGCTTCGACCAGGGCCGGCCGATCACGATCAACGGCGAGAAGTTCGAGACCGCCGTCGACCTGGTCATGCAGGCGAACGCCATCGGCGGCCGGCACGGCATGGGCATGTCCGACCAGATCGAGAACCGGATCATCGAGGCCAAGAGCCGGGGCATCTACGAGGCGCCGGGCATGGCCCTGCTGCACGCCGCGTACGAGCGCCTGGTCAACGCGATCCACAACGAGGACACCCTTGCCCAGTACCACAACGAGGGCCGCCGCCTGGGCCGGCTGATGTACGAGGGCCGCTGGCTGGACCCGCAGGCGCTGATGGTCCGCGAGTCGATCCAGCGCTGGGTCGGCACGGCCGTCACCGGCGAGGTCACCCTGCGGCTGCGGCGCGGCGAGGACTACTCGATCCTCGACACGACGGGCCCGGCGTTCAGCTACCACCCGGACAAGCTGTCGATGGAGCGCACCGAGGACTCCGCGTTCGGCCCGGTGGACCGCATCGGCCAGCTCACCATGCGCAACCTGGACATCGCCGACTCCCGCGCCAAGCTGGAGCAGTACGCGGGCCTGGGCATGATCGGCAACGCCAGCCCGGCGATCGGCGCGGCCCAGGCCGCCGCCACCGGCCTGATCGGCTCCCTCCCGGAGGGCGGCGCCGAGGCGATCGCCTCGCGCGGCGAGGTCTCGGACGCGGACGAGATGCTGGACCGCGCCGCGATGGAGTCCGGCACGGACTGA
- a CDS encoding DUF4396 domain-containing protein has translation MDHAHAHHGHHAGHTSWRMAAQATLHCLTGCAIGEILGMVIGTAAGLHNGATVALSVALAFVFGYALTMRGVLKADVPLKQALKVALAADTLSIAVMEIIDNTVMVTIPGAMDAGLSSVLFWAALAGSLALAFVITTPFNRWMIGRGKGHAVVHAYH, from the coding sequence ATGGACCACGCACACGCACACCACGGTCACCACGCGGGGCACACCTCCTGGCGCATGGCCGCGCAGGCCACCCTCCACTGCCTCACCGGCTGCGCCATCGGCGAGATCCTCGGCATGGTGATCGGCACCGCCGCCGGGCTCCACAACGGCGCCACCGTCGCTCTCTCCGTCGCCCTGGCCTTCGTCTTCGGTTACGCGCTCACCATGCGCGGCGTCCTGAAGGCGGACGTTCCGCTGAAGCAGGCCCTCAAGGTGGCGCTCGCCGCCGACACCCTGTCGATCGCCGTCATGGAGATCATCGACAACACCGTCATGGTGACGATCCCCGGCGCGATGGACGCGGGCCTGTCCAGCGTCCTGTTCTGGGCCGCGCTCGCCGGCTCGCTGGCCCTCGCCTTCGTGATCACCACCCCGTTCAACCGCTGGATGATCGGCCGGGGCAAGGGCCACGCCGTGGTGCACGCCTACCACTGA
- a CDS encoding dihydrofolate reductase family protein — MAQLLRVQNFNVSADGVAAGEDQTLERPFGHVDPGKMFAWAGATASWPNRTEPGGSRGLDDYMTRDFSHNIGAEIMGRNKFGPQRGPWTDHEWQGWWGDEPPFHTPVFVLTHHERPSITLSDTTFHFVSGEPADVLARAREAARGKDVRLGGGVTTVREFLDADLVDTLHVAVSPVELGSGLRLWESPDELRDRFHLDVVPSPSGVTHHLFWRK; from the coding sequence ATGGCCCAGTTGCTGCGGGTGCAGAACTTCAACGTCTCGGCGGACGGCGTCGCCGCCGGCGAGGACCAGACCCTGGAGCGGCCCTTCGGGCACGTCGATCCGGGGAAGATGTTCGCCTGGGCCGGGGCGACGGCGAGCTGGCCCAACCGGACGGAACCGGGCGGCAGCCGGGGCCTGGACGACTACATGACGCGGGACTTCTCGCACAACATCGGCGCCGAGATCATGGGCCGCAACAAGTTCGGCCCCCAGCGCGGGCCGTGGACGGACCACGAGTGGCAGGGCTGGTGGGGCGACGAGCCGCCGTTCCACACCCCGGTGTTCGTCCTCACCCACCACGAGCGCCCCTCGATCACGCTCTCCGACACCACGTTCCACTTCGTGTCCGGCGAACCGGCCGACGTCCTCGCCCGGGCGCGTGAGGCGGCGCGGGGCAAGGACGTCCGCCTCGGGGGCGGGGTGACGACCGTCCGGGAGTTCCTGGACGCGGATCTGGTGGACACCCTGCACGTGGCGGTGTCGCCGGTGGAGCTCGGGTCGGGGCTGCGGCTCTGGGAGTCCCCGGACGAGTTGCGCGACCGGTTCCACCTGGATGTCGTACCGAGCCCGAGCGGGGTGACGCACCACCTGTTCTGGCGGAAGTGA
- a CDS encoding LysR family transcriptional regulator, whose protein sequence is MRTFVAVYRLGSFTKAAQQLGLSQPAVTHQIRNLEQAMGRPLFERLPHGAQPTQAADGLIREVQGPIDLLTHAVDRAFGDDPAARPLTVAGPVELTTTRVIPAISDLASDGMRLNFTFGLSDDLLERLEDNEFDLVISTVRPRGRRVTATPLVDEEFVLVASAELAARLPLARLETDGPDVLGDIPMISYAESLPIIRRYWHTVFDRSLTTPPALVIPDLRGALAAVKSSAGISVLPTYLCAEELANGGITPLIEPEIPPLNTFYLATRRGSPPHPDLTLLHGHLLMKAQLWI, encoded by the coding sequence GTGCGCACGTTCGTCGCCGTCTACCGGCTCGGTTCCTTCACCAAGGCGGCCCAGCAGCTCGGTCTCTCCCAGCCCGCGGTGACCCATCAGATCCGCAACCTGGAGCAGGCGATGGGCCGCCCGCTCTTCGAACGGCTCCCCCACGGCGCACAGCCCACGCAGGCCGCGGACGGCCTGATCCGCGAGGTCCAGGGCCCCATCGACCTGCTGACCCACGCCGTGGACCGGGCCTTCGGCGACGACCCGGCCGCCCGCCCGCTGACCGTGGCCGGCCCCGTCGAGCTGACGACGACCCGCGTGATCCCCGCCATCAGCGACCTCGCGTCCGACGGGATGCGGCTGAACTTCACCTTCGGCCTCTCCGACGACCTGCTGGAGCGCCTGGAGGACAACGAGTTCGACCTGGTCATCTCGACCGTCCGCCCGCGCGGCCGCCGGGTGACGGCGACTCCGCTGGTGGACGAGGAGTTCGTGCTCGTCGCCTCCGCCGAACTGGCCGCCCGCCTGCCGCTGGCACGGCTGGAGACGGACGGCCCGGACGTCCTGGGCGACATCCCGATGATCAGTTACGCGGAGTCCCTGCCGATCATCCGGCGCTACTGGCACACCGTCTTCGACCGCTCCCTGACGACCCCGCCCGCCCTGGTCATCCCGGATCTGCGCGGAGCCCTCGCCGCGGTGAAGTCGTCCGCCGGCATCTCGGTCCTGCCCACGTATCTGTGCGCGGAGGAGCTGGCCAACGGCGGCATCACCCCGCTCATCGAGCCGGAGATCCCGCCGCTGAACACCTTCTACCTGGCCACCCGGCGGGGCAGCCCGCCGCATCCGGACCTCACGCTGCTGCACGGCCATCTGCTGATGAAGGCGCAGCTCTGGATCTGA
- a CDS encoding type 1 glutamine amidotransferase domain-containing protein, giving the protein MSTKVLFALTSHDELGATGRKTGFYVPEVAHPAAVFRKAGYEIEYVSVRGGAAPQDGINPDDTVVGDFLADPETSKALAATPAAGEVKASEYDAIYFAGGHGTMWDFPESEELASLAAAIYEQGGAVAAVCHGPAGLVNIKLSDGSYLVDGKQVSAFTNEEEEAVGLTGVVPFLLESTLAERGAKITKTDNFAPHAVADRRLVTGQNPASAARVAELVVEQLAAR; this is encoded by the coding sequence ATGTCCACGAAGGTTCTGTTCGCCCTCACCAGTCACGACGAACTCGGCGCGACCGGCCGTAAGACCGGCTTCTACGTGCCCGAGGTTGCCCACCCGGCGGCGGTTTTCCGCAAGGCCGGTTACGAGATCGAGTACGTCTCCGTGCGCGGCGGCGCCGCCCCGCAGGACGGCATCAACCCCGACGACACCGTCGTCGGCGACTTCCTCGCGGACCCGGAGACCTCGAAGGCGCTGGCCGCGACGCCCGCCGCCGGTGAGGTGAAGGCGTCCGAGTACGACGCGATCTACTTCGCCGGCGGCCACGGCACGATGTGGGACTTCCCCGAGTCCGAGGAGCTGGCCTCGCTGGCCGCCGCGATCTACGAGCAGGGCGGCGCGGTCGCCGCCGTCTGCCACGGCCCGGCCGGCCTGGTGAACATCAAGCTCTCCGACGGCAGCTACCTCGTGGACGGCAAGCAGGTCTCGGCCTTCACCAACGAGGAGGAGGAGGCGGTGGGCCTGACCGGCGTCGTCCCCTTCCTGCTGGAGAGCACCCTCGCCGAGCGCGGCGCGAAGATCACCAAGACCGACAACTTCGCCCCGCACGCGGTGGCCGACCGGCGCCTGGTGACCGGTCAGAACCCGGCCTCCGCCGCGCGCGTCGCCGAGCTGGTCGTCGAGCAGCTCGCCGCCCGCTGA
- a CDS encoding type 1 glutamine amidotransferase domain-containing protein, with translation MKGLIVLSSTERLPGGRSAGFWLPEAAYPWRALLAGGWDFEFTSTRSGRPPAGGIDRSDPPQRMFLEDPVVQERLEHTRTPDLLTPEDYGIVFVAGGHGAIIDLPGDERLTGFLAAYWASRETAVIAAVCHGVAALLDVPGPDGAPLVAGRRMTGFTRDEERAVGLDQVVPYFLGDALTERGALYEAGEPFRSHVVADGALLTGQNPASAADLARRAVELASGRPLPRHWLRRSAPVAR, from the coding sequence TTGAAAGGGCTCATCGTCCTCAGCAGCACCGAGCGTCTGCCCGGTGGCCGGTCCGCCGGGTTCTGGCTCCCGGAGGCCGCCTACCCGTGGCGGGCGCTGCTGGCCGGCGGATGGGACTTCGAGTTCACCAGCACCCGGTCCGGCCGCCCGCCCGCGGGCGGGATCGACCGGTCCGACCCGCCGCAGCGCATGTTCCTGGAGGACCCGGTCGTCCAGGAACGCCTGGAGCACACCCGGACCCCCGACCTGCTCACCCCGGAGGACTACGGCATCGTCTTCGTCGCCGGCGGGCACGGCGCGATCATCGACCTGCCCGGCGACGAACGGCTGACCGGCTTCCTCGCCGCCTACTGGGCGAGCCGGGAGACCGCCGTGATCGCGGCCGTCTGCCACGGCGTCGCCGCCCTCCTGGACGTACCGGGCCCGGACGGCGCCCCGCTCGTCGCCGGGCGCCGGATGACCGGCTTCACCCGGGACGAGGAGCGGGCGGTCGGCCTGGACCAGGTCGTGCCGTACTTCCTCGGCGACGCGCTGACCGAGCGCGGGGCGCTGTACGAGGCGGGCGAGCCGTTCCGCAGCCATGTGGTGGCCGACGGCGCGCTGCTCACCGGCCAGAATCCGGCGTCGGCCGCCGATCTGGCCCGCCGGGCGGTGGAGCTGGCCTCGGGCCGGCCGCTGCCCCGGCACTGGCTCCGCCGCTCGGCCCCGGTCGCCCGGTAG
- a CDS encoding putative quinol monooxygenase — MSVTVVARWIAGEGHADRIEELLADIAEKSLAEPGCLAYSGYRADGSEREFVLVEEYADAGALERHQESDHYRELVLGAVVPLLTERHVGRYTALRAA; from the coding sequence ATGAGTGTTACGGTCGTGGCCCGCTGGATCGCCGGTGAGGGTCACGCTGACCGCATCGAGGAACTGCTCGCCGACATCGCCGAGAAGAGCCTCGCGGAACCCGGATGCCTGGCGTACAGCGGCTACCGGGCGGACGGCAGCGAGCGTGAGTTCGTGCTCGTCGAGGAGTACGCGGACGCCGGGGCGCTGGAGCGCCACCAGGAGTCGGACCACTACCGCGAACTGGTCCTGGGCGCGGTGGTCCCGCTGCTCACCGAGCGGCACGTGGGCCGCTACACGGCACTGCGGGCCGCCTGA
- a CDS encoding MBL fold metallo-hydrolase — MTSPARPEVHRHLLPGVDPRIFALRVADEVDAFVVRTERFVALVDTLATPELCARALELIADETGGRPLLVVNTHADWDHVWGNAAVEGRAPIIGHRSAAARVRSAEARDTWRDKRAADDRFDRVRLVAPTVTFDTSLTLDGGDLTLELLHTPGHTPDHIAVWIPQLRVCLAGDAAEDPLPELWEGDASSAAQLVASLELLRSLAPEQVLPSHGGTTDPALLDRNLGYFASLSGRYADAVRAGGPEFETVFPDSSGLSAPALAFYRACHRKAVRAAAAGRL, encoded by the coding sequence ATGACGTCCCCGGCCCGTCCCGAGGTCCACCGGCACCTCCTGCCCGGTGTCGATCCCCGGATCTTCGCGCTGCGCGTGGCGGACGAGGTGGACGCCTTCGTCGTCCGCACGGAACGGTTCGTCGCCCTGGTCGACACGCTCGCCACGCCCGAACTGTGCGCACGCGCCCTGGAGCTGATCGCGGACGAGACCGGCGGGCGGCCGCTCCTGGTCGTCAACACGCATGCCGACTGGGACCACGTCTGGGGGAACGCGGCCGTCGAGGGGCGGGCGCCGATCATCGGCCACCGCTCGGCCGCCGCCCGCGTCCGTTCGGCGGAGGCGCGGGACACCTGGCGCGACAAGCGCGCGGCGGACGACCGCTTCGACCGGGTGCGGCTCGTCGCCCCGACCGTCACCTTCGACACCTCGTTGACCCTGGACGGCGGGGATCTGACCCTGGAGCTGCTGCACACTCCCGGCCACACCCCGGACCACATCGCCGTCTGGATTCCGCAACTGCGCGTGTGTCTGGCCGGGGACGCCGCCGAGGACCCGCTGCCCGAACTCTGGGAGGGCGACGCGTCGTCGGCGGCGCAGCTCGTCGCCTCGCTGGAACTCCTGCGGTCGCTTGCGCCGGAGCAGGTGCTTCCCTCCCACGGCGGTACGACGGACCCGGCGCTGCTCGACCGCAACCTCGGCTATTTCGCGAGCCTGTCGGGTCGGTACGCGGACGCCGTACGCGCCGGCGGTCCGGAGTTCGAGACGGTCTTCCCGGACAGCTCCGGGCTGTCCGCCCCTGCGCTGGCGTTCTACCGCGCGTGTCACCGCAAGGCGGTCCGGGCGGCCGCGGCGGGGCGCCTTTGA